One window of the Scylla paramamosain isolate STU-SP2022 chromosome 22, ASM3559412v1, whole genome shotgun sequence genome contains the following:
- the LOC135111739 gene encoding uncharacterized protein LOC135111739 isoform X7 — protein sequence MAVMGATRRMCRWCPTRALRRGVYFLLLWCSLCYLVFRFSGQEEAGFTHGGTGRLLLQKIVETRAPPFATTESAPNVTTEFNPLEQEPSVDRSPSLSEQDMAEQIQAKIPNLPISYWQKYKGKAMSKNKTCAKFPSLYELSFNNMYWQTLKTSNGTFYLYGAYYDNRTLVAMKPVIRVLGMIDRLEPRVKTFCQLWFEGYKEPVFAKVWEYKYIWYKKWGNYKNGLFQPYLIGCQIPPGHRHLVPQSVSLVERPCDMATTNLRVIHNRPPNGQKEDFAVCVKGLDFLHDDLSVRLVEWLEMLHVLGANKVFLYELEVHPNISKVLQHYQALGRVEVTKLTLPGEQPNIPGLLHMYLKSKVTNKRQNELIPYNDCLYKNMYRYRYIALLDTDEIIMPKSSMSWKGLMEIVVPKALKTKKDPRASYNVRNVYFMDTMRHSHGWFREIPHYMHMLQHVYRSVNYTKPGQYVKCFHDPERVLTLHNHFPLACLGGSCSSYAVDTEDAHLQHYRADCVNTLKKSCSQEYKNHTVLDTTIWRFREPLVSRVTETLLKLGFFTTNSSSRLVDLPASGVRRK from the exons ATGGCCGTGATGGGGGCGACGAGGAGGATGTGCCGCTGGTGCCCCACTCGAGCACTGCGTCGTGGCGTGTACTTCCTGCTGCTGTGGTGCTCCCTCTGCTACCTTGTcttcag GTTCTcagggcaggaggaggcaggattCACACATGGAGGGACAGGGCGCCTCCTGCTACAGAAGATCGTTGAGACCCGAGCACCTCCCTTCGCCACCACTGAGTCAGCACCCAATGTGACCACAGAGTTCAACCCTCTGGAGCAGGAGCCCTCGGTGGACCGCTCCCCATCTCTCTCAGAGCAGGACATGGCAGAGCAGATCCAGGCCAAGATCCCCAACCTGCCCATCAGCTACTGGCAGAAATACAAGGGGAAGGCCATGTCCAAAAACAAGACGTGTGCCAAGTTCCCTTCACTGTACGAGCTGAGCTTCAACAACATGTATTGGCAGACCCTCAAGACAAGCAACGGCACTTTCTACCTGTATGGGGCTTACTACGACAATCGCACATTGGTGGCCATGAAGCCTGTCATCCGAGTGCTGGGCATGATTGACCGGCTGGAGCCACGCGTCAAGACCTTCTGCCAGCTGTGGTTTGAGGGCTACAAGGAGCCGGTCTTTGCCAAAGTATGGGAATACAAATACATCTGGTACAAGAAATGGGGAAACTACAAAAATGGACTCTTCCAGCCATACCTCATCGGGTGCCAGATACCACCGGGCCACCGTCACCTGGTGCCACAGTCAGTGTCACTGGTGGAGCGCCCATGTGACATGGCCACTACCAACCTAAGGGTCATTCATAACAGACCACCCAATGGCCAGAAGGAAGACTTTGCTGTGTGTGTCAAGGGACTGGACTTCCTGCACGATGATCTGAGTGTGCGCCTGGTGGAGTGGCTGGAGATGCTGCATGTGCTGGGTGCCAACAAGGTGTTTCTCTATGAACTGGAGGTGCACCCCAACATCTCCAAGGTGCTGCAGCACTACCAGGCACTCGGACGTGTAGAGGTGACCAAGCTTACCCTACCTGGGGAGCAGCCCAACATCCCAGGACTTCTTCACATGTACCTCAAATCCAAGGTGACAAACAAGCGGCAGAATGAGCTCATCCCTTACAACGACTGCCTCTACAAGAACATGTACCGCTACCGCTACATTGCACTCTTGGACACGGACGAGATCATCATGCCCAAAAGCTCCATGTCCTGGAAGGGCCTCATGGAAATAGTGGTGCCCAAAGCCCTGAAGACCAAGAAAGATCCCCGAGCATCCTACAACGTGCGGAATGTTTACTTCATGGACACAATGCGCCACTCCCATGGGTGGTTCCGGGAGATCCCGCACTACATGCACATGCTGCAGCACGTGTACCGCTCCGTCAACTACACAAAGCCAGGTCAGTACGTCAAGTGTTTCCATGACCCAGAGCGAGTCCTCACCTTGCACAACCACTTTCCACTGGCCTGCCTGGGGGGAAGCTGCTCTTCCTACGCTGTGGACACTGAGGATGCCCACTTGCAGCATTATCGCGCTGACTGCGTCAACACCCTCAAGAAGTCTTGCTCTCAAGAGTACAAGAACCACACCGTTCTGGACACCACCATCTGGCGGTTCCGGGAGCCACTAGTCAGCCGGGTCACGGAGACATTACTCAAGCTAGGCTTCTTCaccaccaactcctcctccaGGCTGGTGGACCTTCCAGCATCCGGTgtgagaagaaaatga